Below is a genomic region from Parageobacillus toebii NBRC 107807.
GCCATCACTTGTGTGCCATCGGACACAACACCCAAATTTTCTTCCATTTCTGGCGTTATGGTAGGAGGCAACTCATCAAACGGCATATCCGTATTTCGTTCGATATTTATTTCCATTTCCAACGGCCATTCATTGAAATTGTCCGTCTCGTTTATATTGTCATTTTCCACTGTCTCCCATGGGAGATCACTTTCGGACATATCCTCGTCCTGCTTTTCATCTGTGGCCACAGTAGGCGGCAGCTCGCTTATTTCCACCATTTCGCTTTGTTCAGGGTTCTTTTCATTTTCCCATGGAAATTCCTGTTTTGCCGTTGTTTCGATTTGTTCGATTTGCTCTATATCGGCAGCGATCTCCAATGGAAGCTCATCGACCGTAATGATTTCATCTTGCTCTACTTCCGTGCTTTTTTGTGAAACATTTTGCGGCACTATTTCTTCATTGACTCGCACTGCTTCTTCATCATGCAACACGTCCGTATTTTCGCTAAGTTCATCTTGGTCTTCGAATTCATCCTCGTCCATTTTGTTTGCTGCATAAAAAACATGTGCAAATTGGCGATGAAGCAAATATGTCACCGCAGCCATAAGCAACCCTAATAATAGAGCAAGCTTCCACATCGGAAAGAAGGACTTTGCTACTAAGGCAAGAAGTGAAAGCAACAAAGCAATGATTAGTGCTACGATTTTCCCACTCCAACTTAATCCAACAGGAAGAATAAGTAAAATCGGAATGGCAAGGATAAAAGCAATGATGGTAAATATAACGTGCTTCAATGTTTCACCCCGTTTCCCCGCACCATTATATAAGACAATTTTCCTAAAAATAACGCAATATCGACTCTAACATATTGTATAATAAAGTTACATATTTTGAAAGAAGGGCATGTCAAATGGAGCAAAAGAAATTTTTTGTGATCCATCATTCAAAAGGGTTTACCTTAATTGAAGTGCTATTGTCCATCACCATTTTGTCCGCTGTTGCAATAGGAATGTTTTCCTTTTTTACGAACGCCATGAAATATACAACCTACAACCAAGGAAAAACGGTCGCCATCAACATTGCCCGCGGCGTATTGGCGTATATGGAGCGTCTTGATTTTACAGCATTAAAACAATACGTTGACAACGAAATACATAATACGGACAAACCGTTTGCCCAAATGGATGCTTCATTCTGCAATTTGCCGCTGTTTGGCGACAAACAAGTTTGTGAGGCGATTCTTCGGCCGACCATCAATAACGTTACGTATGATGAAACACGCATTCATGTGTTCCTCATTCCTTATAATGACAGTGAAGTGTGGGACAAATTGCAAAAATCTCCTCCGGAAGAATTTCCGGCATCTTTAAAAAAACAAATTAGCGAAGAGAGGATAAAAAATCCAGATCCAAAATTACAAGACTATTTGCTGAAAATTTATGTGATTGTCCGCTGGGGAGATCGTGTCGATGATTCGGAATGGCTAGAAGGTGTGATTGCCAATGAAACGATACGTTAATAACACGAAAGGATTATCGCTTGTGGAACTGTTGGCGGCAATTACAATCTCCTCGCTTATACTCGCTTCCATCTATGGAGTGTTCTTCAGCGGACTTAACGCATACAAACGAATCCATATCGAAAATCAACTGCGCAGCGAAGCCGATTATATTGTCGCCACCATTATGAATAAACTTTACGCGTTTGCGCCGGACGGGATCGCGATGGACCAAACGACAAATGCACAAATCGCATTTGTGAGCGATAAAGAGATCCAATTTGTCAGCGATGAAAGTATCAATCCTTCTAACCCTTCTCTCGTCATGATCAAAAAAGAGAAAAAACCAACTCCTGAGACGCTTACCGTTGTCTTGCAAGATGGCTCGATTGCCGTCGATGGCGAACAGCTGCATTCGGATCGTTTAAAAATTGTTGCGGAAGAATCAGAGTTTTCCTACACCTGCTCCCAACAAGAAGAAGAAAAGATTTGCCGCAGCGGCGTCGTTACCATTAAGCTTGCTGTCCAAGACCGCGACCATGATGATCCGGATGACTTGCTGTATATCAAACCATTTACATTAAAGACCGAATTCGGCTTTTAAAGGAAGTGGGCACATGAACGAAAAAGGATATAGTTTAGTAGTCACGATGCTGATTATCACCATTTTTCTCCTTCTTGGCTTAACTATTATGTCTGTTGCGATTTATCAAGCGCGATTTACGGAAGTGCGCGTGGAAGATATCGAATCGTTTCATGAAGCGACAAATGCGATCGAAGAAACAATCGCGGAAATGAAAGCAAGGATAGATGATTTTGAGTTATCTACGCCCGGAAAATTAGATATGCAGTTAAATACATTAATCCCTGACTTGCAACAACGCTACGGCGTGGACATTAAAGATGTAACGGACGATTATAAAATCAATCGCGCAACATTATTTACCCGCGTTTATCTTATTTCGAAACCCTACGGCAGCAAAACGGTGGAAAGACGGGTGATTTTGACGAATACGCCAAGCTTTCTAAAATACGCGATCGGGTCGACAAAAGACGTTATTTTAAACGGCGGGGCGTATATTGATGGGAATATCTATGCTGGAGGAAATGCCTACGTTACAAATGTAGCAAATTACATTGATAACTCCAAAAAATATATGGAACAAACATCATTTCCAACAACAAGCAAAACAAGTGTATTGTTTGTCAATGGAAGTTATTATTCCTGCGACCATGAAAACGGGGCACGCACTTGTTACAACATTGCGGACAACTATTTTCAACGCCTGGTGGCGAACTATTCTAATGACGTTCGTTTTCAATCCCAAGCTCCTTCCATTCAAAAAGAACGAGAGGAATTTATTGATGTGGATTTCGAATGGACCGTAAAAGATAAGTTGTTAAACGCGGCGGGAATAGAAACATTCAGCCAAGAATATGAAACTTATATTGATAAAAGCATAAGCCAACTTTTCCATGAGCTGCAGGACCGCTTTGCCGTTTTTGACAGTGTTTCGTCATTACAAGAAAATATCGATTCAACGAATCAATCTATTATTCTTCAATCAGAAGATTCTCCGTTATTTTTCCTTGATCAAGGAGAGCTTGATTTACAAGACAAATGGCAAGACAAATGGCTGATTGTCAATGGCGATTTATTTTTGGGGAATAGTGTCGACAAGTCAACAAAATTTCGGGGAAATATCATCGTGCTTGGCAATTTGACAATCAGCGGTGATATTGAGCTTGATTCGACGATTTACGTCTTTGGGCGGCTTGATTCGCCGAACGTCCCTGGGCGCACGTTGATTTACAACGCTAACATAGCCGGCTGGGATGACAAAGAAGTCGTGCTCCTTTCCAAGGGGCGGTTGGAAATCGCGCGAATCAATGAGTTTGAAAACAATCTTTCTCTGGAACCGCCGAACTTAAAAGGATACTTTTATACTGAAAGCAACGCGACTGTCTATGCTGTCGGCTCATATATCAATATTCAAGGCGGTTTGTTCGCGCGCGGCGACACGTCAAGCACAGCACCGGACTTTGACGTCTCCGGGCTTGTCATCAACGCTTATCGCGGTGCAGCGGAAAAACAAGGCGGCTCCATCATTTTTACGCCTCCTTCGTCGCTCGATCACAAAGAAGAGTCCCGCTTTGTGATCCGTCATGACCCATCGGTATTTATTAATCGCGGAAAAGGGTTGCCGTTTGTGAAAAAGCTGTCTCTTGTTGTTGACAAATTAATCGTAAAGTAAAAAGAAAGCAAAAAAGAAAGGATGCCTAAAGCGAATGTTTAGGCATCCTTTTAATTTTACCATCTATTCTTTCCACTTTCTCCATCGCTTCCTGAAGACGATTTCTCTTGGACAATCACCGTGATTGAATCTTTAATTTCCTGTCCATCCTTTGTTTTCGCTTTGGCAATCGCGGTAATCGTTGAATATCCAACATCTTTGGCTACGATATACCATTTTCCTTGCTGCGGGCGCACTTCGACATATTCCGGAGCGGATGATTGTACAGAGTCAAGGCGTTTATCTGTCGCATTACTTGGAATAAAGGTTAATTGCGATTCGATGTCAAGCTCTTCTCCTACCGTCATATATAAAACTTCCTGTTGGAAACGAATCGCTTCTAATGGAACAAATGGATCGATCACCGTAATCGTCGCCGTCGCCGAGACATTGCTTCCATCCATTGCCCGCACCGTAATCTCTACCGTTCCCGGCTCTTTGGCAGTAACTTTTCCGCCCTCCACCTCCGCGACATCCGGATTGCTGGAAATCCACTGCAATGTTTTGTTTGTCGCATCGCTTGGCACGATCGTTACCGAAATTGTCTGCGTTTCGTTAACTTCCATCGTTTGTTTATAGTTTCCTAATGTTAATTGGCGAATGAGCTTAATATACGTAAGCGATACAGTGGTAATGCCGTCTCCTTTTGTTAATCCTCCTGTCGCCTTAATGGATATCGTCGACGTTCCATCCCAAGTGATCGGAATTTCATATGGTGAATCGAGCGGCTTCCAAGCGCTGTCTTGCTTTGGATTTTCAACTTTATATTCGTACGTGACTCCCTCACCTGCGACACGTCCTGTTACTTTAACGGTTACCGGTTGGGTAACAGTCGCTCCGCTTGGGATTGGCTGGCCGTCTTCAGCTATAATTGCAACGCGCGGTTTTAAATATAGCGCTACCGTCTCACTGTTATTATACGTGACGAGAAGAACGTCATCACCCTGAAATTGCAGCGCCTTCACTGGAAGCCTCGGGTGTTTCGTCTCTCCAAGCTTGGCTGACGCTTGCCATTTCGTAATAAGGCCGCGCCCATCTCCTTCGTAATATATATCAGGCGATTCATGCAAGCGGACTTTCATTCCAATCCGTTGGGAAGGGGCCTTTAATGACGATGTCCGCGCGCCGTATTTGCTGTCTTGGAACGAAACGACAGCTGGCGGAAGCTGCACGTTTTCCATCGCCCAGTTTGCTTGAAGCGTTATTTCACCGATAATCTCGTTGTTATTTAGTTGCTTATAATCAATAATCGTATTTGGAAACGCAATCTCGGCATACTGAACGCCGTTTTCCGTGTGTACGGTCACGTTTGGCGCGTTTGGCGTCGGAACAACCGTAATCCCGTCTGGAAGCAGCTGAATCAATTTAATGTTGCTGATGTTTCCGGACGCGTTTCCAACATAGCCAACGGCAGTTAGCGAATAACGTGCCTTGAATCGGTTCGAATCACCATCCGCATTGCCGAATTTCACTAAGTCGTCTACGTCCCTTGTGATTCCTTCAAGCGTCACCGTTCCGTCAAACGATGGCGGCACCTCGTCTTTGACAACGACCTTAACTGATTTCGTAATCGGTGCCTGTTCTATTCCATATACATCACGATACGCCAATTCCGCAGTAAACGTATACTCCCCTTTTGCTTTAAAACGCACCGGAATTGAAACGGTAAACGACGGTGGTGCCGGCTGTCCTACTTTATATGGAATCGAAAGCGTGATATAGGCGTTTTCTTTCTTATCATCGAGCCAAACGTGATCCGTCTCGACAATTTCCACGTTTCCGCCAAACGAGGTTAGCGGAATTTTTATCGTTCCGCTTAACACCGGATCATTAGCGAGCTTCGAAAACTGCTGGAAAATTTCCGTTAAGTTTTGTGGCGTTCCTTGCTTCGCCTGTCCGCCTGCTGTTGATGACAACTTTTCTAAATAGCCCATATCCACTTCCTGGTTATTGCCAAAACCGATAGAATAGAGAGTTATATTGTTCATGCCAAGGGTTTTGGCAATATTCGTTCCATGTAAACGGATTTTTTCTTCAAATTCTCTATATTTTGTTCTGTCCCAATATGTCTTTGTTTCTGGTTCATCAGGATAATAGATCGTTCGGGCTGCCGTTATGCCATTGGAATATAAAATATATTGTACGTCTAAATCTTCCGTGACTTGTTTGCACGTTCTCCAGAACAATATTCCTTCACAAACTTTATACGTAATCGGTTCCTTTGCTATCGACACCGTCGGCATCCCATCCGTTAAAAAAATGATATATTTTTTCCGGGTTGGGTCATTAAAAAACGACTGGGCTTGTTGCAGCGCCTGTGTATAGTTCGTTCCTCCGTCGGCAGTGAGGCTGTTCGCTGTTCTGGAAATAAGATCTAATTGTTCCTTGACATCTTGCTGCACAGAAAAAGGAACTACTTTATTGACTACTACTGTATCGGAAAACGGAACAAGGGCAAATCGATCATTCGGGTTGGCGTTCGCTTTGAAATAATCGACGGCGGATTGAAGCGCATATTTTGCGCTTTGAAGCTTCAAAGGCGTCATCGACCCTGACACGTCAAACACAAACACGACATCAATCGGCGGGCGAACAATGTTGTCCACCCTGCCTTTTGGGATTAAAGTTACATCCAATCGCCCTTGCGCATCCCCGTTTGGCGGTTTCGCATATTCTAGTTGCGAAGAGGTAATCGTAAAATCTAAAGTGGCGTTATTGGAGTCATTACTTTCCCCAAACACGATATTAGTGGCATCTCCTAAATAAAAACTGAAAAACAGTGCAATAAACAACCACCAAATTTTTCTCTTCTCCGCCACACTCCTCTCCCCCTATCCCTTACCAAAGTCCTACTACTTTCATTATAGCAAGACTTTTCAGCGGAAATATACAAAAATTTCATTTACATCAATAACTTTCTTACTTCCGCAATAAAGTAAAGCGATCCGGTAATCAAGAAAAGGTCATCGCTTCGTTTTTGTTTTTTCTTTTCTTTGACCCAGCCTTTCCAGTCGTCCGTCGTTGCTTTGTGCGGATGGTTGCACAAGGCGGCAAGCTGCTCAGGCGACGCTGCGCGCGGAAAATCGAACGAAGTAAACGTTATCGTTTTGGCAATTTCGGCAAGCGGTGGAATCATTTGATCAAGCGGTTTATCCGCTAACGCAGCAAATAACACATGAACATCTTTGTTTGGATAGTGCGAACGTACCGTATTAACAAGACTATGAATACCTGCCGCGTTATGAGCGCCGTCAATAATAACCAGCGGCTTATTGCTTACCCGCTCAAATCGTCCGATCCACTTTGCTTTTTCTATTCCCTCATAAATATGCTCTTTTTCAATCAAAAACGAATAGCACATCCGCAAATACTCCGCTGCCATCACCGCGAGCGCCGCATTTTGCACTTGATGTTCTCCAAACATCGTTATTTTTAAATCGGGATATTGCGAAAATATTGTTTCCATTGAAAAATGTTCGCCATCCTCTGTTGACTCATGATGAACAATAAAAAAGTCTTCTTCTAATCGATATGTTTTCGCTTTGAGCGACTTCGCTTTTTCTGAAATAACCGTCCATGCTTCTGGCTGGTTTACCGCTGTAATCACCGGAACGCCTGATTTAATGATGCCCGCTTTTTCAAAGGCGATTTTTTCTAATGTTTCTCCTAAAAAATTCATATGGTCATAGCTGATGTTGGTGATAATGGAAAGAAGCGGATAAATGACGTTCGTCGAATCAAAGCGGCCGCCAAGTCCGGCTTCAATAAGCACAACGTCTTGAATATTCTTTTTCCCGAAATAATAAAGCATCATCGCCGTAATGACTTCAAATTCCGTCGGCGCGCCAAGTTCTGTTTTTTCCAATTCTTCTGCAAGCGGTTGGATTACTTGCACGAGTTCAACGATTTCCTTGTCACGAATTGGGTTTCCATTTACGCTTATTCGTTCATTAAATTGCTCCACATACGGGGAAGTGAACGTTCCGACAGAGTAACCTGCCGCTTGTAAAATATGACGCAAATAGCTGATGGTCGAACCTTTTCCGTTTGTTCCAGCAACGTGAATCGCTCTAACAAGGCGCTCTGGATGTCCAAGCTTTTCCATCAACCATTCCATCCGTTTTAGCCCTGGTTTTATTCCTAATCGCAAACGGCCGTGAATCCACTCTAGCGCCTCTTCATATGTACGAATCATCATATTTCTCCCCCTTACTAGCATAAGATGATGAGAAAAGACGAATCCAAATGCTTGGATTCGTCTTCATGATAAAAGAAGCGGCGATGCATTGTCTATTTTTTTAATTCGGCAAGGCGCGCGCGAACAGCTTCGCGTTTTTCTAAGTAGTCTTTTTCTTTTTTCCGTTCTTCTTCCACCACGTGCGCAGGCGCTTTCGTAAGGAAACCTTCATTGCTTAACTTCTTCTGCACGCGCTC
It encodes:
- a CDS encoding type IV pilus modification PilV family protein, yielding MEQKKFFVIHHSKGFTLIEVLLSITILSAVAIGMFSFFTNAMKYTTYNQGKTVAINIARGVLAYMERLDFTALKQYVDNEIHNTDKPFAQMDASFCNLPLFGDKQVCEAILRPTINNVTYDETRIHVFLIPYNDSEVWDKLQKSPPEEFPASLKKQISEERIKNPDPKLQDYLLKIYVIVRWGDRVDDSEWLEGVIANETIR
- a CDS encoding PilW family protein; the encoded protein is MKRYVNNTKGLSLVELLAAITISSLILASIYGVFFSGLNAYKRIHIENQLRSEADYIVATIMNKLYAFAPDGIAMDQTTNAQIAFVSDKEIQFVSDESINPSNPSLVMIKKEKKPTPETLTVVLQDGSIAVDGEQLHSDRLKIVAEESEFSYTCSQQEEEKICRSGVVTIKLAVQDRDHDDPDDLLYIKPFTLKTEFGF
- a CDS encoding VWA domain-containing protein, which produces MAEKRKIWWLFIALFFSFYLGDATNIVFGESNDSNNATLDFTITSSQLEYAKPPNGDAQGRLDVTLIPKGRVDNIVRPPIDVVFVFDVSGSMTPLKLQSAKYALQSAVDYFKANANPNDRFALVPFSDTVVVNKVVPFSVQQDVKEQLDLISRTANSLTADGGTNYTQALQQAQSFFNDPTRKKYIIFLTDGMPTVSIAKEPITYKVCEGILFWRTCKQVTEDLDVQYILYSNGITAARTIYYPDEPETKTYWDRTKYREFEEKIRLHGTNIAKTLGMNNITLYSIGFGNNQEVDMGYLEKLSSTAGGQAKQGTPQNLTEIFQQFSKLANDPVLSGTIKIPLTSFGGNVEIVETDHVWLDDKKENAYITLSIPYKVGQPAPPSFTVSIPVRFKAKGEYTFTAELAYRDVYGIEQAPITKSVKVVVKDEVPPSFDGTVTLEGITRDVDDLVKFGNADGDSNRFKARYSLTAVGYVGNASGNISNIKLIQLLPDGITVVPTPNAPNVTVHTENGVQYAEIAFPNTIIDYKQLNNNEIIGEITLQANWAMENVQLPPAVVSFQDSKYGARTSSLKAPSQRIGMKVRLHESPDIYYEGDGRGLITKWQASAKLGETKHPRLPVKALQFQGDDVLLVTYNNSETVALYLKPRVAIIAEDGQPIPSGATVTQPVTVKVTGRVAGEGVTYEYKVENPKQDSAWKPLDSPYEIPITWDGTSTISIKATGGLTKGDGITTVSLTYIKLIRQLTLGNYKQTMEVNETQTISVTIVPSDATNKTLQWISSNPDVAEVEGGKVTAKEPGTVEITVRAMDGSNVSATATITVIDPFVPLEAIRFQQEVLYMTVGEELDIESQLTFIPSNATDKRLDSVQSSAPEYVEVRPQQGKWYIVAKDVGYSTITAIAKAKTKDGQEIKDSITVIVQEKSSSGSDGESGKNRW
- a CDS encoding bifunctional folylpolyglutamate synthase/dihydrofolate synthase, producing the protein MIRTYEEALEWIHGRLRLGIKPGLKRMEWLMEKLGHPERLVRAIHVAGTNGKGSTISYLRHILQAAGYSVGTFTSPYVEQFNERISVNGNPIRDKEIVELVQVIQPLAEELEKTELGAPTEFEVITAMMLYYFGKKNIQDVVLIEAGLGGRFDSTNVIYPLLSIITNISYDHMNFLGETLEKIAFEKAGIIKSGVPVITAVNQPEAWTVISEKAKSLKAKTYRLEEDFFIVHHESTEDGEHFSMETIFSQYPDLKITMFGEHQVQNAALAVMAAEYLRMCYSFLIEKEHIYEGIEKAKWIGRFERVSNKPLVIIDGAHNAAGIHSLVNTVRSHYPNKDVHVLFAALADKPLDQMIPPLAEIAKTITFTSFDFPRAASPEQLAALCNHPHKATTDDWKGWVKEKKKQKRSDDLFLITGSLYFIAEVRKLLM